From Candidatus Bathyarchaeota archaeon:
GAAGTATCAATTGAAAAGTGTAAACCGCTTTTAAAGAAAGAGTTTGAAAAAGCCTACAAACAGCTTAAAGAAATGCTGAAACCCGCCATAAAAGAGATTGTGGTTGGCGCTGGCGACAAAACTGTAAAGATCGGCGGAAAACTCGTCATGTATCGTCACGAACTCACATACTTCAACCCAACAGCCATAGCCATTGACGTCGCAGATGAAATGCCCGAAGACGAAATTATAAGCCGCATAAGACGCGTCGAAGAGTTCCGCTATGAATACATCGGGCAAATTTTAAAGCTCGACATGATCGCAGTACGTTCTACATCCAACGATCCGGACAAATTTAAGGCAACAGTGCGAAAAGTAGCCGAAAACACCAAACTGCCCATGATATTATGCTCTTTAAACCCAAATGTTCTGGAGGCTGGCTTAATGGCTGCGCCTAAAGCGCGGCCGTTGCTGTATGCAGCGACTAAGGATAATTGGCGAGAGATGGCTGAACTTGCCTTAATGTACGGATGTCCACTAACAGTTTCCGCACCTAACAACCCTAAATTGTTAAAGTCTTTAGCGAAGACTCTTGTCGAATATGGTGTTGAAGACCTTGTATTGGATCCGGGTACTTTTGCAGGCGATGGTTTAGCTGACACTTTAAACAACTTCACAATGATAAGGCGGGCTGCATGCAAACAAGGCGATGAACTTTTAGGTTTCCCGCTTATGGGCGTTCCTATGACTGTTTGGCTTAACAGTGCTGGTTTAGCCCAAGAAATTGTGAAGTGGCGAGAAGCCTATTTGGCAGCCATGCTAATAGTGCGGTACGCTGACATTCTTATAATGCACAGCCTAGATGGATGGGCTCTATTGCCCGACGTCGTCTTGAGAGCTAACGTTTACACAGATCCCCGCAAACCAGTAGCCGTCGAACCGGGCTTGAAAGTGTTTGGCACACCCGACGAAAACTCACCAGTAATGTTCACAACAAACTTCGCCCTAACATACTACACTGTTGCTTCAGACATAGAATCAGCAAAAATAAACGCCTATTTACTGGTTATAGACACTGAAGGCACAGCGGTAGACAGCGGTGTTGCTGGACGAAAACTCACAGCAGAAAAAGTAGCTGAAGCAATAAAAATTTCCGGCATAGAAAATAAGGTAAAACACAGAAAAATCATCATACCCGGCAAGGCAGCGCGTCTAAGCGGAGAAATAGAAGAACTAAGCGGCTGGCAAGTGCTGGTCGGCCCAAGAGACTCTTCGGAGATCCCTAAATTCTTACAGGAGAAATGGCAAAACCCATAAACCTATTTTCAGCTGATTTATCTCTCAACCAACCGCGTTTTGACTTTTTGAAAAGGAAAATGCATCTTACAAACAATACTACTTTGGATCTTTCCTTCTCTAGCATTTTCATTGCTGAGCTGCAAACAAAATTAGGAACTTAGAAATGTTATAAAAGTTGAATACTGGAAATTAGAGAGGCTATTGATCATTTTTAAGTCAAAACCTGTAAAAAGGTATTGATTTTAGCTGTTTAATGATCTTTCTTCTGTTGTTCTTTCTTTTACCACCGCTTTAGCCCAGTTTCCGTATCTTATCCATAGTGTGGCTATAATTCCTCCTACAATGTTGCTTATTGCTATGGCCAGCCATATCCCAAAGGAGCCGATTCCAAGCGTGAAGGCTAAGATGTAGCCTAATGCTACTCTGAGTCCCCAAAGCCTAGAAATCCCAACAACTGTTGGGAAAAGAGTGTGTCCAGAACCTCTTCCAACGGATAAGGCAACCATGAAAAGGCCGAAGAACGGAAGGGTGGGCAACATTGTTTGAAGGAAAAAGTCGGTTTCGTTTATAATGTTTATGTCGTCTGCAAATGTATCCGCAATACTCCTTCTTATTGGGTAAACCACAGCCGCTCCAATTACCATCAGAAGAAATATGAGCAGGGCTGCCTTCCAGGCAACCTCTTTTGCTCTCTTTGGTTTTTCCGCTCCAAGGCTCTGACCGACCATTATGGCTGGGGCTCCGCTTAAACCCCAGAGCACAACGTCCACAATATCAAAAACCACAAATCCTATAGAAAAGGCTGTAGCCGTCACCACACCTAACATGTTTATAAGCTTCAACTGCATGAGAAAAGCGAAACCGTTCATTAAGCCAAGCGTTAAAATTGGTAGCCCTATGCGCAAAACAAGACATATCCATTCCACATTTACTTTCCTAGCGAATCTTACCTTGAGTTCAGGGTAACTTTTACGAAGAACGTATACTAGGGCTACTATTGATATAATTTTTCCCATAACATCGGTAAGGCTTGCACCTACAACTCCAAGCCTTGGAAACGGACCTATACCTAAAACAAGGAATGGATCTAGAACAATGTTAACTATGACAGCAAACACATTAACCGCTGCCGGGCTTCTGGTATCTCCTATACTTTGAAGAATTGTGGTGTACATTAATGCTATGTAATTAAAAAATACGTCAAAGGCAATAACGCCCGAATAAGCCATCACATAGTCAAAGATTTCCAGAGGTGTGGATAAAATAATGGTAAAAATCGAATGTCTGAACGTTAGAAGAATCACACTTAAGGCTCCTCCGGAGAGGAAAGCCAAAGTAAAGAAACGTGATGCGGATATGCTGGCTTCTTTGTAAGATTTACTCCCTATGTACTGGGATATCATCCCTAAGCTTGCCGATGTTAGAGCGTTTACCAACGCTTGAAAAAGCATAATAATCGGCCACATCTGCCTTGGGACAGCAACAGCCACTTCGCTGTACTTGCTTAACCAATAAGTGTCTGCAACATTATAGACTACTAGTACAAGCTGATTCAAAAGTGGTGGCGTGCCAAGCCAAAAGATTGTACGGATAATTGGACCGTTAATGATTTGGTCTCTATATCGGCTAATTCCAATATGCCCCGTTTCTTCGGCCATAGGCTCCTTTTATGGCTATTGAAGAAACTTAAAAGCTTTCCTTTAAAATTTGAATCTTCTTTAAAGATTCAGCTATGGTCTTCGGAATCTTCGCTTTACCTTTTCAATCGGTTCTCCGACAATCTCTATTTCATCTAGCCGACATGTTCCAAGACCTTTCCTCTCAGCAAAAACGAGATGTTTAACCTCTGTTGGGGGCACTTCCATCACCGCTGCGCCTACAGCGTCCACCGCTACAGGGTCTGTGCCGGCGATAACTAAATTCATCTCCACGGGGTTCCCGTCCGTCTCATGCCCTTCCCCGGCGATGATTCCATCTATGACTGTTAAGCTTGGTGTTAAAACTGAAGCTAAGTCTGCGATGTTTTTATGTAAATTTCCATCGTGCATAGAACCTTTCGAGGCTAAGGCACCCATCATATTTTTAATGCCGAGCGTGACGGTTGTAAGTCTGTGAATTTTTAGTTTTGGAACGCTTATTATCAAGCTTTTAAGGGCGGTCTCCGCCACCATAACCTTTCTAAGAGCTAAAGGGTTTTTCGGATAAACCTCAATAAATCGGTCTTTGTTGAGGTCAATTAGCTTTACATTCGTTTTCTCAACCATCCTATCCAACCCTGCAACCTTAAAAGCCTCAAAAGTGTCTGCCCAACCGCTTCCTTCGCCGACAATAAGCTTATCTTTCCCATGATCCTTCAAAAATTTTATGATACCTTCGATGACTCTGCCGTCGGTTGTTAACCCACTGGATGGATGTTTAGCAGCTATATAGTTAGGTTTTATCAAAATAGGCTTTTTAGACGAAAGAACTTCAATTAAATTGGGCTTTATCATTTCTAGAGCTTTAACCGTTATCTCAACCGGATTTACACCTTTAACTACCGCAACTATGCTCATTGATATTTGCGCCAATTAATTTTAAATTTAGAAGACGGATTTAGCTCTTCTCTTTTTACAATAAAAATGCGGGGTATAAGCATTATTTGAATTTTTTAGATGGCGATGCCAAAACCAAAACGTGTTGAGAGAATTTACTTCTTCTCTTCTTTCTTTTCTTCTTTCTTCTCTTCCTTCTTCTTCTTTGGCATAGCCATCACCAACATTGGTTTGAAAAAGTTGGTTCTTAAAAAATTTTTCGTTTTTCCTCGGAGGATCCAGCGGTTTTCTACAATATTTTTAAATTTCACCATGCGAAGGCTTTCCTATGCATGAGTGGGCATTAGCTGAAGCTATAATTTCATCTGTTAATAAGTTAGCTGAAAAAGAAGGGCTAACTGAAATTAAAGAGGTTAAGATAAAGGTTGGTGAGCTTCAACAAATAGAAGTTGAAATTTTAGAATTCGCTTTGTCAGAGCTTAAGACTGGTAAGTTAAAAGGCGCCAAGTTTGTAATAGAAATGGTTAAAGCCAAGCTGCGCTGTCGCGTCTGCGGAAACCTGTGGGGTTTCAGTCGAAACAAACTTGATGAACAGTCTATAGACGCCATACACTTCGTTCCTGAAACTGTCCATGCTTACATTAAATGCCCAAACTGTGGCAGTCCTGATTTTGAAATTCTTGATGGGAGGGGTGTGCTGCTTGAAAGCGTTAAAGGAATCAAATAAAATGGTGGATCCGCGGGTAAACATCATAAACAAAAGGCTTAAAGATGTAAAGCGTGTGATAGCCGTCTCAAGCGGCAAAGGCGGTGTGGGCAAAAGTCTCGTCGCCTCAACCCTTGCCTTAACCCTCGCGGATAAAGGCTACAAGGTTGGGCTTTTTGATGCAGATTTCACTAGCCCGTCAACTCACCGAATTTTAGGCATCAAAAAACTCCAGATTAAAGAAGAAAAAGGCATAATTCCGTCACTTGTTCACGGCATAAAGTATATGTCTATTGTTGCTTTTTCCGGTGAAAAAGCTTTACCATTACGGGGTGTTGATATTTCAAATGCCTTGATTGAGCTGTTATCCACGACATTGTGGGGCGGTCTGGACTTTTTAATAATCGACATGCCGCCTGGGATAAGCGATGTAACTCTCGACTTGATTAAGCTTGTTAAAAAAATGGAGTTTTTGATCGTTAGTACACCTTCATTGTTGGCTTGGGAAACTGTTAAAAAACTTTTAACACTCATTAAAGAGTTAAAAGTGCCAGTTTTGGGAGTTATTGAAAACATGAAAACGAAGAAGGAAACTTTCATAAAGAACTTAGCTGTGGCAACGGGGGTTTCATTCTTCGGTGAAATACCCTTTGATCCAGAAATTGAAGATGCCTTGGGTAATGTAGCGTCTCTCTCTCAAACTGTTTTCGCTGGAAAAATGGCTGAAATCGCTTTAAAGATTATTTTTCCGCAGGTTTAGGCAGCTTCTTTGATGTGTTTTTCTGTTTTTTATGTTCTTCTGCGACTGCAACTGTTTTTCTTGAAAGTAAAGCTTCTTCTAGAGAGTTCGCTTTACGAAGTTCATTCATGTACCAACTTCTATCTCTTGAATAGCTTATACCAGCCATTATTCCATAGACTATGAGAACCAAACCGCCAATAATTAGAGATAGCCCCATTACTGCACCCACATGAGGTTTTGTATAGTAGGGAATAAAAATGAACCATTCCGGGGATGCGCCGATAAACTGGTATATGAACAAAGTTTCCAGGATTCCGCCTATGAAGAACACGGTTCCCGCTAAAAACATGAGGTAGGCAGTTATCTCATTATGTCTTGATTCTTCGGCTTTTTCGTGTAGATAATCTCTGAATGACATAGGTAACACGTTTCTATTTAGAAAATGATTGAAATTGAGGATGTACCTAAATCTTATTAAACTGGAATAAGTATTGCAGAGAAGTACTGCAAATATGAAAGAGAAGAGGATATGCCTTGTCAAAAGTAAAGGCAGTTATTTTTGATTTTATTGGCACGCTAATAAACGTTAGAGGATACAATTTAGAAGTTTCAAAAGTGAAGTTGTACAAGGCTATTGTTAACGCTGGCTTCAAGGTAAATTCAAAAGACTTTTTAGATGCCTATACGCGAGCGCATGAAAAATATCGGGTTATACGCTACCAAAAGCTCGTGGAAGTTACAAACGCTATTTGGATTTCTGAAGCCTTAAACACGTTAGGTTTTGCAACAAACCCCGACGATGGTCGAATAAAAGCTGCAGTCAACATTTTCTTCGAAGACTATGTGAATTCATTTAGACTTAGAAAATGTGCAAAAAAGGTTTTACAGGTGCTTTCTGAAAATTATAAGCTTGGCCTAATTTCAAATTTCACTTACGCACCAGTTATATACGCTGGGCTTACAAAAGTTGGAATAAACAAATTCTTTAACACTGTGTTAGTTTCAGATGCTGTGGGATGGCGCAAACCTCACGCGAAAATTTTTGAAGAAGCCCTAAAAAAATTAGGAGTCACTGCTGGAGAAACCCTTTATATCGGAGACAGTCCCGATGAAGACATTAAAGGGGCAAAACAGCTTGGAATGAAAACAATTTTTGTAGCATCCCAATTTCACACATTTGAAGCCTTGCGCAAAAGTGGACAAAAGCCCGATGCCACGGCAAGGAGTTTATGTGAAGCGTTTAAAAAGATAAGTGAAATATGCCTAGGCTAAATTTTCCATTTTACACATAAGCTTTCTTAATGATTTTACACATAAGCTTTCTTAATGAATAGTTTCTCTTTTTACTTCGAAGATCACTGTTCCCCCATTTGTGTATGGTTCCCCTGGATCTAGGCACTGTAAGTATCCTATTTCGTCTTTTTCCTTTGCCAACCCTAAGTCTTTGAAGCTTATTCCACGGCCTAGTGGTACTAACATTGACAGCATACAGCCTAGAGCATGAATGCATAGATTGTCTGTTTCTTTAACTATTATCTTTGGAGGCTCTACGACTATTTTGTCACCGACCTTAAAGACTGGACAGTTTCCCTTTATCTCTTTAACCGTTATAGTTAAGCGATATTTTCCTCTTTTCATTCCGTTGCCTCATAACCGGTTTTGTCGATGGACACTAAGTTGGCAAACACTTAAAAGTCTTTTATGGATATTGTTGAAAGGTGCTTGGGTGATGGGAAATCGTCCAGTGATTGTTGCCGCTGGAAGGACAAAGTTTGGCGAGCACTACGAGAAGCAGCCTGAACGCTTAATTGAGGAGGCTTGGCTTAGGGCTTCGGAAGAAGCTGGGTTAGAGCGCAAAGACTTAGAGGCTTGCTATTTGTCAGATTATTTTTTGCTTTTAACAAATAAGCTTGGACTTGAGGAAGGCTTCCTGTCCGAGTTGACCGAACTACATGTTCCGATGGATGTGGTGCGCTCCTTTGGTTCAGCTTTTTCTAATGCTTGTAATGCTATTCAAGCTGGAAAATACAACTTGGTGCTTGTGGGTGGAATAGAAAAGATGGCCGACCGTTGGGATAAGATTCGTGACGACCTTATGCTCCTTGAAGACCCCTGGAGCTATTATGCTGGGTGCACACCTGAGGCTAACCACGAACTTATGCTTAGAGCTTACATTAAGCGTTACGGCATAACCAGCGGCGAAAACCTTGAAAAGTTTAACATCGCCTTGGCGCAAATCGCTGTTAAAAATCATTTAAACGCCTTAAAAAACGAATACGCCCAGCTTCAGAGAAAAATAACAGTAGAGCAGGTGTTAGAAGCTAGAAAAGCCGCTAGGCGACCGTTGGGGCTTTACGACTTTGCACCAATATCCGACGGTGCTACAGCTGTGATTTTAGCCAGTGAGGAGATTGCCAAAAAGCTGACGGATAAACTTGTTTATGTGCTGGGTTCAGCCTCGGCAACTGACTATTTAACTTACCCGGCGAGGGAAGATTTAACAAGCTTCCTTGCAAGCCGTCTAGCCATGGACAAGGCTCTGAAAATGGCGGGAATAAGCCTCTGGGACATACAGATTTTGGAGCTTTATGACCAGTCAACAGTCATGGAAATGGTTTCCCTGGAGGATTTGGGCTTCTGTGACCGTGGAACGGCTTGGAGAACTGTTTTTGAAAGTTGCCAAGAGTATAAAGGCTATTACGCGATAGGAAAAAAGAAGCTTTTTGTAAATATGAATGGCGGCTTAAAAGCCGATGGAAACCCGTTAGGTGCAACTGGTGGCGCCCAGATCTACGAAATTTTTAAGCAATTGAGAGGCGAGGCTGGCGGGCGTCAAGTTGTGGATGATCAGCCTTTAAAGTATGGATGCGCACTTGAACTTGGAGGTTTTGGCACCAAGGCTCACGTTCACATTTTTGGATTAGGGGGTGCCTAGATGAGCAGCGAACCTATTGAAAGACGTGTTTCGTATTTAGGCGATAGGCTTAGAGGTAAACGTTGCCAGATCTGTGGAAAAGAATACTTCGAGTTAAGAAACTACTGTGGTAGATGCGGTAGGAAAAGCTTCGGAAAAATGGAGGACATTGACTTTTTCTACGAAAAAGGACGGCTTGAACTTTGCACTTTAATAACCGAGCCTACAAACAAGTTTACAAAGCTTGGCAATTACATTTACGGCATAATTTCATTTCATAACGGAAAAATCAGATTCCCCGGCAGACTAACCGACAAAATAATTAGAGAAGGCGAAGTTGTAGACTTCTCAAGTCTTGAAGGTAGAGAAGTTGTCCCAAGGTTTAGGAGACGCTATTCCGTTGAAAAAAGCGAAATAATCCCGACAATCTCGTTGGCTTTCACTTTTGCCGATGAATATTATCCACATCAGGAATATTGTCCAATGAAACCTAACAAGGAATATGCCACCCCCGGCATTGTCGGTTACGGTGTTTATACCTCAAAGTTTAGAATAAAAGAGAGCAACATGGAAAGAGCTGTTCCATTTATAGACGAGGACGCTATTACCGCGGCTGTTGAGGCTGGAAAACTTGCATTAATTCACTCGGGCGTTGACAGTTCACTTATCGGTAAAGTTTACGTGGGTTCGGAATCAAACCCCTATGCTGTTAAGCCAATTGCTTCAAAGGTCGCCCAAGTTCTCAAATTAGGAGAGGAGGACGATGATGTTCAAGGCGTGGATGCTGTAGATACTGAGTTTGCATGTAAGGCAGCTACAAGCATGTTCAAGGATGCTATTTCCCTTGTAAGTTTTCCAAAGATGGGTGTAGCATACGCTATGGTTATCGGAGCGGATAACTCACAGGCAGCTCCAAGAGACAATCCAGGGGGGGAACTTGACTTCTTTGTTGGTTTTGGCGGATGCGCCTATATTTTCGGGAAAACAGACGTTATAGCTGAACTTGAGGGCTGGTATTCTTGCACTTCCGATACTCCAGACTTTTGGCGACGGGATGGCGAACTCTATCCCATGCATGGCGGACGCTTTACAGGCGATCCTGCCTATTTTAAACACGTTCGAAAGGCGGCAATGAAACTTATGGAAAAGCTGGGTTTACAGCCAAGTGACATAAACTATTTTGTGGCTCATCAACCTAATGTTGCCTTTCCCGTTCGGGTAGCCAAAGAACTTGGCTTTAAGGAGGAACAGTATCTTCCATCCTTACAAGTGGCAAAGTTTGGCAACACCTATTCAGGTTCATCACCTATAGGTTTGGCAGCAGTTCTTGACATTGCAAAGCCTAATGAGCGCATTTTGATAGTCAGTTATGGTTCTGGAGCTGGAAGCGACGCCTATTCTTTCATAACGACAAGTCAAATCGTCGAGAAAAGGCGGCGTCAAAAAATGACTGTTAGGTATCAGGCGGAAAACCCGTTCCTTGAATATGTGGACTACACAACCTATCGACGGCTAAAACTCGGCATGTAGGAACCTTTAATAAAAAGTTAGCCAAATCATGCGCGGGTAAAAGCATTGGTTATCGGTGAAATATTCAAAGTCATATATGCACCTCGCGAAGCCTTTAAAGAAATAGCTCAAAACCCCAAATACCTTGGGCCATTATTAGTAATGATCCTTTTTATTGCAATAAACCTTGGATCAGCCTACATACTTGCGGCGAAAACTTATGTGGAGGCAACGGTGCCCCCTCTATCACTGGAGCAAAAAGATTTATGGACTGAAAGCACAACGTTTTGGCAACCGGTTGATAATGCAAAATGCTCAGAAAACTTTGTTGATCATATTTCCGGAAAATATTATGGAAATCTAAGCATCGAATTTTCAGCTGATCAAAACAGCCAAATCGCCATGGAACT
This genomic window contains:
- a CDS encoding DUF362 domain-containing protein — its product is MSIVAVVKGVNPVEITVKALEMIKPNLIEVLSSKKPILIKPNYIAAKHPSSGLTTDGRVIEGIIKFLKDHGKDKLIVGEGSGWADTFEAFKVAGLDRMVEKTNVKLIDLNKDRFIEVYPKNPLALRKVMVAETALKSLIISVPKLKIHRLTTVTLGIKNMMGALASKGSMHDGNLHKNIADLASVLTPSLTVIDGIIAGEGHETDGNPVEMNLVIAGTDPVAVDAVGAAVMEVPPTEVKHLVFAERKGLGTCRLDEIEIVGEPIEKVKRRFRRP
- a CDS encoding MATE family efflux transporter → MAEETGHIGISRYRDQIINGPIIRTIFWLGTPPLLNQLVLVVYNVADTYWLSKYSEVAVAVPRQMWPIIMLFQALVNALTSASLGMISQYIGSKSYKEASISASRFFTLAFLSGGALSVILLTFRHSIFTIILSTPLEIFDYVMAYSGVIAFDVFFNYIALMYTTILQSIGDTRSPAAVNVFAVIVNIVLDPFLVLGIGPFPRLGVVGASLTDVMGKIISIVALVYVLRKSYPELKVRFARKVNVEWICLVLRIGLPILTLGLMNGFAFLMQLKLINMLGVVTATAFSIGFVVFDIVDVVLWGLSGAPAIMVGQSLGAEKPKRAKEVAWKAALLIFLLMVIGAAVVYPIRRSIADTFADDINIINETDFFLQTMLPTLPFFGLFMVALSVGRGSGHTLFPTVVGISRLWGLRVALGYILAFTLGIGSFGIWLAIAISNIVGGIIATLWIRYGNWAKAVVKERTTEERSLNS
- the hypA gene encoding hydrogenase nickel incorporation protein HypA, with the translated sequence MHEWALAEAIISSVNKLAEKEGLTEIKEVKIKVGELQQIEVEILEFALSELKTGKLKGAKFVIEMVKAKLRCRVCGNLWGFSRNKLDEQSIDAIHFVPETVHAYIKCPNCGSPDFEILDGRGVLLESVKGIK
- a CDS encoding P-loop NTPase, which encodes MVDPRVNIINKRLKDVKRVIAVSSGKGGVGKSLVASTLALTLADKGYKVGLFDADFTSPSTHRILGIKKLQIKEEKGIIPSLVHGIKYMSIVAFSGEKALPLRGVDISNALIELLSTTLWGGLDFLIIDMPPGISDVTLDLIKLVKKMEFLIVSTPSLLAWETVKKLLTLIKELKVPVLGVIENMKTKKETFIKNLAVATGVSFFGEIPFDPEIEDALGNVASLSQTVFAGKMAEIALKIIFPQV
- a CDS encoding HAD family hydrolase, which translates into the protein MSKVKAVIFDFIGTLINVRGYNLEVSKVKLYKAIVNAGFKVNSKDFLDAYTRAHEKYRVIRYQKLVEVTNAIWISEALNTLGFATNPDDGRIKAAVNIFFEDYVNSFRLRKCAKKVLQVLSENYKLGLISNFTYAPVIYAGLTKVGINKFFNTVLVSDAVGWRKPHAKIFEEALKKLGVTAGETLYIGDSPDEDIKGAKQLGMKTIFVASQFHTFEALRKSGQKPDATARSLCEAFKKISEICLG
- a CDS encoding acetyl-CoA decarbonylase/synthase complex subunit gamma, which translates into the protein MSGKEDKGKVGVKELSPIDVYKLLPRTNCKECGEENCMAFATKIVNREVSIEKCKPLLKKEFEKAYKQLKEMLKPAIKEIVVGAGDKTVKIGGKLVMYRHELTYFNPTAIAIDVADEMPEDEIISRIRRVEEFRYEYIGQILKLDMIAVRSTSNDPDKFKATVRKVAENTKLPMILCSLNPNVLEAGLMAAPKARPLLYAATKDNWREMAELALMYGCPLTVSAPNNPKLLKSLAKTLVEYGVEDLVLDPGTFAGDGLADTLNNFTMIRRAACKQGDELLGFPLMGVPMTVWLNSAGLAQEIVKWREAYLAAMLIVRYADILIMHSLDGWALLPDVVLRANVYTDPRKPVAVEPGLKVFGTPDENSPVMFTTNFALTYYTVASDIESAKINAYLLVIDTEGTAVDSGVAGRKLTAEKVAEAIKISGIENKVKHRKIIIPGKAARLSGEIEELSGWQVLVGPRDSSEIPKFLQEKWQNP
- a CDS encoding TIGR04076 family protein; its protein translation is MKRGKYRLTITVKEIKGNCPVFKVGDKIVVEPPKIIVKETDNLCIHALGCMLSMLVPLGRGISFKDLGLAKEKDEIGYLQCLDPGEPYTNGGTVIFEVKRETIH
- a CDS encoding hydroxymethylglutaryl-CoA synthase, with amino-acid sequence MSSEPIERRVSYLGDRLRGKRCQICGKEYFELRNYCGRCGRKSFGKMEDIDFFYEKGRLELCTLITEPTNKFTKLGNYIYGIISFHNGKIRFPGRLTDKIIREGEVVDFSSLEGREVVPRFRRRYSVEKSEIIPTISLAFTFADEYYPHQEYCPMKPNKEYATPGIVGYGVYTSKFRIKESNMERAVPFIDEDAITAAVEAGKLALIHSGVDSSLIGKVYVGSESNPYAVKPIASKVAQVLKLGEEDDDVQGVDAVDTEFACKAATSMFKDAISLVSFPKMGVAYAMVIGADNSQAAPRDNPGGELDFFVGFGGCAYIFGKTDVIAELEGWYSCTSDTPDFWRRDGELYPMHGGRFTGDPAYFKHVRKAAMKLMEKLGLQPSDINYFVAHQPNVAFPVRVAKELGFKEEQYLPSLQVAKFGNTYSGSSPIGLAAVLDIAKPNERILIVSYGSGAGSDAYSFITTSQIVEKRRRQKMTVRYQAENPFLEYVDYTTYRRLKLGM